The genomic region CAGATGCTGCCACCAATCCCAGAATTCGCTCATCAATAATGGGCTTTTGCTCCTTTCCGTTTTTTCGGCTCATAATATGGTATATAATTTTTAATGTCAAAGTATCACCAGGGTGCATGGGGCTAGCATGGTGCGGGATAATTTTTAGTTGAAATAATTTTTGGGTGTGGAATACTAGAAGATATATCAAAACTGTTTTAAGGCTAATACCTTCAGCCGTTTGGATACACCATGTTTGATTCGCAAGATCGAAGAATCCATTTAGGGCTGCTCATTATTCGATTGGGTCTGACAGCTGTACTTTTATGGCATGCCTTGCCCAAATTATTCGACGGCTTGCAACAATGGAAAAATGTCGGAATGGGTCTCAGCGCCATTAATATCGGATTTCCACCGGTGGTTGTTGGCTTTACGATTTTATTTCTGGAAACTTTGGGCGCAGTAAGCTTTGTTTTCGGCTATTTTTTTCGAGCCGCGTGTATCATTTTATTCGCTATATTTGGTGTTTATTTTTTTCTGTATTTGCAAAAACCGGGCTATGATACACTGATGCTGTGGTCCTTGGGCCTGGCTGTTGTCTTTTTAGGTCTGGTTTATGTGGGGCCCGGGCGCTATGCCATTGCCGTTAAACTGGAAAAAAAGTAGAACCTAAAAGTTGAGCCCTTCGCCTGACGAAAGCCTGCCTGAAACGATCTTGCCGGTCTGACCGCGACATAATAGCATCATGCATATTGGGTATTTCAATGGGCTCTGCAGGCTTAACCGGTCAACCGAATTGCTTAGCGGGATAAATTAAATGACTATTTTAGAAACGACTGCGCCTATCTCTGATGTCTCTGCCGACCGCAACAGCAAGGGCGAGTTGATCATCAGCTGGCAAAGCAAACGTAAACAGCTGCCGATTTCCGTTTATCACGGAACAACACCCGAAACCATTCAGTCTAAAGTACCTTTTAAGATAACCAAAGATCCGGCGGCGGTCATCAGATCGCAACTGGACCCCACGGTTCCCCATTATTTTAAAATTTTATTTGAAGGGAACAATGCGATCACCGTGGGTGAGCGGCGTCTGCCTCTGCAAGAAACCGTAAACACCAGAGATCTTGGTGGGTATGAAACCACCGATGGCCGCCGGGTTAAATGGGGTAAAGTCTTCCGCTCCGATCACCTGGCCCGACTGACCGATAAAGACATTGCTTTTTTGCAGCGTCTGAAGATTCAAAGTGTTTGCGATTTTCGCACCTTGGTTGAAGTCCGCAACCGGCCGGATCGTTTCCCAGCAGGTGACAGCGGATCATACGTTCACTTGCCTGTCAACCACCTTCAATTTGAACCGGGCCTTTTATTTGAAAAACTAAAAAATGGGGATGCCGATTGGTTAACTCCTGAATTTTTAATTGAAGGCTACCTGTTAAATGTGGATCAATTTGCGAGCACCTGGGGTGAAGTATTCAAGCGCCTGGCAGACCCGGCGCATCTGCCGCTGATTTTTCACTGTACCGGCGGTAAGGACCGGGCCGGCGCCTGTGCGGCTTTGATTTTACTGGCCCTGGGGGTACCCGAAAAAACCGTCATCAGCGACTACGGGCTATCCAATATTTATATCGCCGATGTGGTCAATCAGATTTACGATCAGTTCGATATTGATGCCCAATATCGGAAAAAAATTTCTCCCTATTTTTCGGCCCCACAGTACTGCATTGAAGCCATGATTTCGCATCTGAATGAGAAGTATGGCTCTGCGATGGCCTACCTCGCATCGCGGGCGGGGGTAACTGAGGAGATGCTGCAAACAATCAAGTCTCAGTTGCTCGAATAAAATATCCGCACAACACTCCGCTTACCGTCAGCTTCTGGCGTACCGTCTGGTAATTCCGCAGCAGCTGCATGCCTGCTGCCAGAGGCCAGTAGCCAGCGGCCGGCAGCAATTAGCCGTTCCAATCTTAAATTGACATTGTGGTTGAAAACCTTTAATATCGATTTTGCTATGCAAAACAAGTAATTGACACATCGGAGCAGTATCTCCATTTGGCGGTCTAATTCACTTACAAAAGGATCTCGGCAATGGAACCTTCCGATAAGCATCCCAAAGATCCGAATATTTCCGTTGTAACCGCACGCTTGTTTGAAATCATTTTAGATATGCCCTTCAAAGATCGCCGAATTCTTTTAAAAGACCTGGAAGCAAAGCATTTACAGGGCCGAAGAAAATTTTCTCGTAAGCCTTATTTTATGCCAGTGGACTTTGTTA from Desulfobacterales bacterium harbors:
- a CDS encoding tyrosine-protein phosphatase, whose amino-acid sequence is MTILETTAPISDVSADRNSKGELIISWQSKRKQLPISVYHGTTPETIQSKVPFKITKDPAAVIRSQLDPTVPHYFKILFEGNNAITVGERRLPLQETVNTRDLGGYETTDGRRVKWGKVFRSDHLARLTDKDIAFLQRLKIQSVCDFRTLVEVRNRPDRFPAGDSGSYVHLPVNHLQFEPGLLFEKLKNGDADWLTPEFLIEGYLLNVDQFASTWGEVFKRLADPAHLPLIFHCTGGKDRAGACAALILLALGVPEKTVISDYGLSNIYIADVVNQIYDQFDIDAQYRKKISPYFSAPQYCIEAMISHLNEKYGSAMAYLASRAGVTEEMLQTIKSQLLE